From the Lactuca sativa cultivar Salinas chromosome 9, Lsat_Salinas_v11, whole genome shotgun sequence genome, the window GATAGAAAGAACAATTTAGTAGAGAAAGTCAGGGAAATGTGTATTTCCCTATTAAAGTTGTAACTTTTTAGAAATCTGcaatcattttcatgagtttatCTACCAAGTCAAAAGGAACACCCATATATACTatagcttaatgggttaagaactTAATGTGGACAGCTATACATGTCTGCTTCTTGTTTTTACTTAATCTGGACAAAATGAAATCTGTTATTTATTTAGAGTctcatatatttttatgtaattaacattttagaaaaaaaaaaaaaaaagacaaacctATTCTTCTCTATGCCAATAAGAAATCCAGCTTCTGCAAGTGCTGCTAAAAGATTTCCTGAACCACCATCATTTACCACAGCATACTCACTTACAAATGCCTGAAATCATTCACTCTCACAATTCACACATACTTTtcacataataaaaaaaatatatatttctaatCATTTTTTTGAACTCCATTTTACAAACCTTTGGACCAATTCGTGATGTTAGATCAAACTTATGAGCCATAGAAAACATCGTTCTCGCATTTACATAGACCtaacaagaattaaaaaaaaaaaaaaaaatcattttagcaAAAAACACCCCTTTGTGGATCAAATTACTATCTCTAATAATCTATCAATGTTAAACAAAGAATCTTACATGATAATCATACATATCTGCAGGGTGGTCTAATTGTGTGCTTGATCCATCACAATTAGAGATCACTTTGATGCCTGGATAAGCTTTCTTTATAGCATCATAGAACTTGAGGTAATTTGCTATGCAAAATGAGAAATAAGATAGTATTTGCCTTGATAATAAACAAGTTTTTTAAATACATACATCAACTAAAACTAAAAAAAGTAGATAGAAATGCATTACCACGATAATGTGGCATTTGACAATCTTGATTCCCAATTGCAACATGTTTCAAATTAAATGGTTCTATGTGTCCCATATCAGCTCGAATAGATCCCCATGTTGAATTCGAATCACCTCTAGCAAACTCAATTCCATCAAGAGCATCCTGAATTCAAAAAACATCAACCTCTTAATGAAACTGAAAAATATAATCTTATATTAAGAGGGGATTAAAATTAAAGTTTGTGACATTGAAAGTAAAAAATACCTGTACAAAAGGTGTAATGTTGGAGGTATCGATTGCCTCTTGGTGGCTGAATCCTTTCAGTTAAAGAAAAAAGAGGATTAATTAACAAGTGTGTTTAAAGAGTAGAGTTAAAGAAAACAAAATGCTATAGTACCACTGTTCAATACCCATATTGGTGATGCACCCAAGTCTTCTGCCAGCTGTAAAACAGAGTATTTCTGATTTTTTAATAAATGAGAATTAGGGTTTGAAAGCTGAATTAACAAGATGATTAAAGTCACCTGGAGAAATTCAAAGTAGCCAAGTCCATCATCATTCCAGTAAGACCATATGTCATTAAAATGTCCAGATCTTTCTTCCCAAGGTCCAACAGTATCCTTCCACCAATATGCATTTCTTAAAAAGTTTCCTTCAACATAGCTTCCACCTAATCAACAACACATgctattaaattaattataagctATTAAAATATCATAACTTTACAAAATATATtatgaatgaatcaaaatatcaCGAGTATAATCGCATCAAATAATCAAAATAACCATATATTTACCAGGAAACCTGATAAACCCTGGCTTCAAATCTGCAACCATCTTAAAAAGATCATTTCTGTAACCATGCCCCtgctccaaaaaaaaaattattttagttGTCTGTAGCACATTTACAAAATGTATAATTTATACGATGATGAATCTTTTCTATATGCATATTGTAGAATTGTCAAAATATGAAGAATCACATTTACATATAAAGAATCAGAATTAGATCTAGGGAATAATTATTGACAAAATATAATAGTACAAATATAAATCTGCACACAGGCAAGTGACATGTATTCTTCAATTTATTTAAACTGAAATAAATATCGAGTACAAAAAATACCTTGTATGTATCCATGGGCATAAGAGAAACTTGATCAAACCATATGACTCCTTTTCTGTTAGTTGTCAACTGTAGTCTTGAATTATGATTTGTCACTTTTGCTTCTAACACAACTTCCATCTTTTTCCAATTTGAAACATCATTGGCTCTTAAAGAAccataataataaaaaatcttTAATACCCCTTTTTCATAATTTCTACAAAATTGCTCCGTTATAATTCAATAAATACTCACATGGTATTTGCAGTAGCCAGTGTTTGCATTCCAGTTGAGTCGGTCAATGACACAGTTACATTTATTGGATTTAATGAACGAATATATACAACGAACTTGTACGTCTTCCCTTTTTCAATATTCTGAAATAatgagaaaaaaataaataaataataataacaatgctATTGAAAATGTGTTCTAGTTCAATGCtataaaagtaggatgctataacaaaaaaaaaaaaaaaaaaaaatgaaagtaggttGTAATTCTTACCATCCCCCAGTATCCAGGATTATATACACCAACCCCTCCAGCTGGACAAGAACTGGTGTCACAAACCACCTCCATCCTCAATGCAACAGGATTTCTGTTGAAACATGAAGAAAGGTCTGTTGATACTTTCACCAATGAATAATTCCCAATGGTTGACCACGGGTCAATAATTGAAGGAGAATGTCTTCCACCAGATTCAAAACCTAACAACACATAAgttgataaaaaaaatactatCAAAATGTTAATGGTAGTTTGTTATTTTTTACTTTATATTATTCAAAGATTTTTGACAGTTAAGTTACCTCTGTTGCTTACTAACTCTCCCCACAACCCACCTACACCAGCATGGTTAATCTCCTACAAAATACAAAATCACTGGTAATTTAAGTATTCATACTTTCAAATACATAAATGATGAAAATATAActattatatatatgtaattaACAAAATGCAAGCAAACTTGTTACTTGTACCTCAAAGGAAACACCAAAAAGGCTTTGTGGTATTTTCCTTGTGGATCCTTCATCTTGTGAAGTGTTTACAAGAAGCAATGCGTTTGTACTTGTTTTATCTCCTTTTGTATTTGTATCCCCCAAAGTTGATGAGCAGTAAATCAAAGTAGAAAGCCCAATAAGAAGAAGCCCAACTATTATTAGATTTACAGTTTCAGCCTCATTTCTTGAACTTGAACCCATTTCTTCTCCAAAACCACACTTTTAAATAAATTAACTTGCTTTCTGTATCATTCCATTAACAAAACAGTTGTATAAAACACTTCACCATTTTTTGTGTAAATTTCTTAAGATAATCCCTATAAATAAGTTATTTACTAACAACAATTACATAAAGATCTGAAAGCAATAGGCATAGCAAAGGGTTAATATCAAGGAATGACAACAAAGTATGTCATAGTTTTATTATACGCACTAAACTTCTTCTGATTCTACGATTCTAACCCTTAATTTATCTAGTTTTGTTTCAGTTTAGTCATTTTTCCCGCTTTTTACCTATTCAACCGGTCGACTGTATGCTGAAGGACAAGGACTGGGCTTGGGTTTTGTTTTACGTCGGTCCGGCAGCCACCGCCTACCTGAGCATTTCCTCCTCCCTCCTCCCTCCACCGGAGACCTTCTCCTTTTCCCTCTTCCGCTACAATCAATTCCTCCACTTTCCCCTCTCTCCATCAATGATTTCTCTCCTCTCTGCAACTCACCATTCATCCACCCAAACTCCCTCTCAACCCCACATCCTTCTGGTTTGGTTTATGAGAGAGAGAATCAGAACCACACAACCCACCTACCCTTCCCCCGGCGATGAAATCCACCGTCGTTCCTTAtctgttttcaacatcaatttcagTTGATGGTTTTCCGAAGGGTCAACGTGGGAGTCTAACAGATTGTCTTTATCGCCGGGTTTTGAAGGGGGCGGGGTCAACAGGTTTTCTTCAGGGTCTATTTTGGTTTTATCGCAAGGTTAACAGGATTTTCAGCAGTGTCTTCGTCGCAGGGTTGCTGCAGCCTGCATGGTCGATTTTGGTTGAGAGCTGATCAttgattttgaaattttgattgcggttttttttttttttttaatctaaaatattgttttgtaaaaccttattgtttaattagttgttttttttaaataaaagtcatattttaaataatcaaatatattataatatattgttacaaaataaatataaatatggtataatatattgtttgaaaaattaatacgtcataatttaaaataaaacttaaaactaTTATATAatcaatataaatttatatttcacGAATGaaaatttatcaaaattttaataaaaataattaatcagtcaataaataaaaaatataaaaaactaaaatataattaaaaagatataataaaatatgATTATAAGATAAGAGgttaaatttataaaacattgacTAGTCAagctaaaatataattaaaatcaaTATATATTTAATGATAAGACAAAATAAATATATGCTCTCAATATATAAAAGCTAATATTGATAAACTATAAAAACATGTCCCTTAAAATGCTTTTATAGCATCTGTATTGAGTTTTTCCATAGCTTTTTGaaataaaaatcttatatttattACGATTCAAAGTTTTTTGAACGAACTTGTTATTTAAAATCCAACTACAAGTTGGGGCTAGTCTACTTGACTAACATAAAGTTTTAAACTAACAACTAATAAGGAGGTCTTGAATTCAATCCCAAATAGaaaagaaatatatataattatttgctGTTTAAAAAAAGAAATCTAAAATTTAACtaagagtttttttttatttcttattatttttttatttttttaattttattatatggGACATATAGTTTTTTAACCACTTAACTAGACAATATCTACAAatgatttataaaagaaaatatgaaaattttgttttattatgaAAGATACAATAAACTttcttttttgaattttttattaaaaaaagttttttttattatggATGTTATTAAAGAATTTAATCGATTTGTCTATAACATTTACAATACAATATAAATTATTATGTGTAATAAAAAGCAATCTGTGATTagtatattttcttttttttcttttaccaaaaaagttttaatttttaaaagtttGTCATAATAGTTTTGTATGTTGATAGGTTTGGTTCCTAtgtgaaaaataaattataaaaaaattttaTGTCCATTTTTTTATGATAGGGTTTTAGATTTGACCACAATATTTCAGTATGTTGATAGAGTTAGTAATTgtgcaaaaaataaattataaaagcgTTCCttgtaattataaaaaataacccATATATGAATAGTTTAGTTTTTCCTTTTTGAGTTTTACCACAAAAGTTTTGGCGTTTAGACTTTTGTCACAATAGTTTCGTATGTTGGCAAGTTTGGTCCATatatagaaaataaattacaaaaattatcCCTGTATTTACGGAACAAGTTCTTgtctgttttttttttaagtttgacttttagaCTTTGACCACAATATTTTCGTTGTCGACAACGTTTGATCTCTatatagaaaataaattacaaaagttGTCTCTATGGTTTATAGAAAAGCTTTTTGTGcatttttttatagaaatgatCCATgtgtttaaataatatattcttTGGGTTTAAGACTTTGGCCACAATCCTTTTGTATGTtgacaaatttggtccttgtgtagaaataaattacaaaattgtcCTATAATTTACATAAAAGGACCTTGtgcataattttttttacaacaaATGGTCTATGTGTTTAAAAAATAATAGACAATTTATATATTATATCCCCACAAAGAGGACATAAATAGACTATCAGCCTTCATCTTTGAGAGAGACGGAGCGGAGCTGGAACAATTTCTAgttctaaaaaaaatacaattgaaATTGTTTAGAAAATGGTTGGAAGAGTCCTTTTAAAAAACAGTTATAATGTTGATTCTCAAGATACAGTAGTAATATGTATTGCTAAATTTGATAAACACTTGTCTGATGATGTGTAGGATGTTTCTAAACTCATGGTTTGCTGTAATaaaatactagttgtgagactcatgtattacatgagtttgttaaaaaaaaataaaaaacatgaagatctaacaatttaaaaaatttaaatttgtaagaaaaaaaaattaaaagatttaattattaaaattaaaatgcttatttatctttaaaatttaaattaataatttaaataaataaacaactaaaATAATTAGATTCAATTTAGAAATTAGAAATTATAAGGAAAGTTACATTAATGATTTGAATATTCGTTTATTACATTTAAGTATTacataaatttaataaaatgaaaaaaaccataaaataacaCATGGATATAATTTAATCTAAAtttaccataaaatgacatgtggcataaTGAATAAGAGGATGATAAGtgacaaattattttcatttatacaGGGAGAATGTGTAAAAAGTTAATGAAGATAAGGGTTGATTTGTTTTACAAAACTATAGAAGTTAGATAAAGAAGAATATACCTAGTGTATTTTTGGCAATAAGCTTTTAAGAAAAACAATTAGAATTAAAGACAAATATTATTAAGAAGTACGgatttaaaacttttattttaataCAAAAAAATTCATAGCTTTTGAGAACTTTATGagttaataatttttatttttatgtcattAAGCTACTTTGTCAAACaatttcataaaaataaaaattatagttttcGACTTTCAGCTAGTTTTGATAAACATACACATATAATTTTTAGGGGTGTTAAATATGGTGTAATTTGTTTAAGACGATTTAATGTTGCCAATTTTATCAATTTGGTGTATAAGACAATGTTAATGAATGAAGTGTAAGATATATGCATAGTCCACTATTGCTTCTAAAAAATTGTATTCTTTTTGGTGTTAGATATAATGCAATGAATTTGACAAGATTTAATGGCACTAGTTTTATATAATGTTAATGATTGAAGTGTAAGAGATAATTAAGAGTCTAAGACTATGTTTGGCGTAGtagttgatagctgaaaagctaactattaaataaaaaactagttgatagctgaaaagctaactattaaaaaaaaactagttGATAGCTGAAAACTAACTGctaaaaaatgacgtttggtaaactagctgaaaagctagctaaaaaatataaaataacataaaaaaacatttaaaataatgtatttctataattaattaaggggtatatttgaaaaaaaaattaaaaactcctAAATAGCtagtataaataattttttaaaaagctaatttataagctactttttgactTGCCAAACATGACgtcttaaaaaaaacataaaaataaactagcttatcagctagttgTGGCGCGCCAAACATAGCTTAAGATTGTTTCACCAAAAGAGTTTGTATGAAGAGACGGATGAATCCAACATATATAGATACTTATAGGATCATATTGTCATGATACACTAACACTCCTATAAAGATGGAGCCTCGATGATGATAGAGAGGGATGTGTCATGTGTCGGTTCATGAGGGTGCTAACCATCGACTTTAATACCATAAAAGATATATATGAGTAGTTCTTAGTTCTAGTCTCCAAAAAAGCATTTACAGAGAGAGGGGCTCCAACATATATAAACTTTATAAAACCATGTCACACCAATGCAAGATACACCAACCAATAGTGGTTTTTATATCCATCTTTATTCACGGTTCCAATCACATATTAATACCATTAAATCAAAAAATCATATGTTTAATATTTTCATAACAAAATAACATAACGAATGAGGCCATATTTGGTGACAATATAATCACATTTTGACTATCGAATGGAAGTATTGTAGCTATTTTTTAGAATTAAAAATTTCAATGGAGGTGTGTAACTTTGGGGTTGAAGGAAGTAGATATTGGGCAAACAAATCATTCATCGATTACAGAATTGAAGAAGGTGAATAACAGTTGTTAGTTCGTTTTGAAGAGTTAAAGGAAGTCATTCAATCAGAACTAAAAGTCAACTCTAAATAAACAACACAGAAAGAGCAACGACAGGAAAACATTCTCAAAACAAGCAATTGAGGATCCAAATTTGCACTTAGCTACTGATACTGTATACTCATCAGAAAAAGCAATATTGTAtctatatgtatgtatgtttagtTACATCGATCGTTGACAGAAAAGAGCATATCATTAATTATTTAGAGATGAAATTAAAGAGAAGAAAAGAAGATTCTTACAGAGTTACAGAGATGGCCTTTAAATGAAGAAGATGCAGATGAAGATCCTTTAAATGAAATGTGTCATGTGTGCGTTGTTGATTGAGGAAACGGAAGAAAGGCGTTTTGTGAAGGGATTAATGATTTGATTGTTTGGTTTGAATTTTAGAGGCTTCAGAGATGCTATATTCTGTCTTTGCTTTAACGTAAGCAAAGCTTATCCATCTCcacaaaaattaattaattaatggacCCCATCAACCCACCCCCATTCGCTGCCATAAGTCATATCTTCATTCACCAAATTTTGCATTTAATTACTGGAGTAAATTACTATTTTTGGATATGGTTGGAATGAAAATCCTGTATAATTCGTTCCTTttatttttcaaatgtttttagtcCATAACCAGCATACCGTCAAAATCCGGGACATGACCTTATATTttctaaattataaaaataatcagATTAATCATTTTCAATGTCACATTCAAACAACTCTTTGAACCCTTAGGCCTAATTTGTTACAGATGACAAAACAAAACAATCCTTATGTTCTGTTTATGTGAATCAATGTTAGATATTTTGTATGAAAAATTGCTAATGTTATCATGGATTTTATTTATATACAGTTTTTGTATTTGTTAAACTTTTGATGTCGTTTATTTTGATATTTGTTATCCATATAATGTTTCATTTGTTAATTAATTAGGTATTAGATGTACGGTTTCAtacttttaatattttaatattgcCCAATGAGAAGATATATACAAAAGTTCatattttataaggaaatatgtataaatattttCTAATGAATATACTTAAATATCACTTGATGAATTCGTCTAACCAATGCCTTTAAAAATTACGAGTTTTAATTAGTAAAATAATGGGCTGAACTAAAAAAATGATGAA encodes:
- the LOC111879379 gene encoding alpha-L-arabinofuranosidase 1 codes for the protein MGSSSRNEAETVNLIIVGLLLIGLSTLIYCSSTLGDTNTKGDKTSTNALLLVNTSQDEGSTRKIPQSLFGVSFEEINHAGVGGLWGELVSNRGFESGGRHSPSIIDPWSTIGNYSLVKVSTDLSSCFNRNPVALRMEVVCDTSSCPAGGVGVYNPGYWGMNIEKGKTYKFVVYIRSLNPINVTVSLTDSTGMQTLATANTIANDVSNWKKMEVVLEAKVTNHNSRLQLTTNRKGVIWFDQVSLMPMDTYKGHGYRNDLFKMVADLKPGFIRFPGGSYVEGNFLRNAYWWKDTVGPWEERSGHFNDIWSYWNDDGLGYFEFLQLAEDLGASPIWVLNSGFSHQEAIDTSNITPFVQDALDGIEFARGDSNSTWGSIRADMGHIEPFNLKHVAIGNQDCQMPHYRANYLKFYDAIKKAYPGIKVISNCDGSSTQLDHPADMYDYHVYVNARTMFSMAHKFDLTSRIGPKAFVSEYAVVNDGGSGNLLAALAEAGFLIGIEKNSDIVDMASNAPLFLNANNKGFVPDAIVFDSYRAYGTPSYWMQRFFSVSNGATLLHSDLQSNSSESLMASTILYQNPVDKNNYIRVKVLNYGSNQVNMKIAIKGLDPGLIDYSKSSKAVLSSTNVMDENSFQNPTKVSVVQSLIKKCRNDMNVVLQPNSLSSFDLLILSKDIVQIITMNDMSYVSLSKV